The Sphingomonas sp. So64.6b genome includes a region encoding these proteins:
- a CDS encoding crotonase/enoyl-CoA hydratase family protein — MSETLVTYELEGDIAIVGIDRPAKRNAVNIAVMEQMHAAFERAAGEARVGVLFGHGGNFSAGLDLTEAAARMSGGAPFKPWERGRWTVPLELVARGPIPWIAAIQGACIGGGLEIAAACQIRVADETGFFALPEAKRGIFVGGGGAVRIQRLIGYARMSDMMLTGRVLSAAEGERANLCQYVVPAGEALSKAKDLALSIASNAPTTNWAICAALPRIAEMGHGDGLFFEGLIGGASRGATDTSRIAAFIERGENKVVAPDEITRED; from the coding sequence ATGAGCGAGACCCTGGTGACCTACGAGCTGGAAGGCGACATCGCGATCGTCGGCATCGATCGCCCCGCCAAGCGCAACGCCGTCAACATCGCCGTAATGGAGCAGATGCACGCCGCGTTCGAGCGGGCGGCGGGCGAGGCACGGGTAGGCGTGCTGTTCGGCCATGGCGGCAATTTCTCCGCCGGTCTTGATTTGACGGAAGCGGCAGCGCGGATGAGCGGCGGCGCGCCCTTCAAGCCCTGGGAGCGAGGGCGCTGGACGGTGCCACTCGAACTTGTCGCACGCGGCCCCATACCGTGGATCGCCGCAATCCAAGGTGCTTGTATCGGCGGTGGGCTGGAAATCGCCGCAGCGTGTCAAATCCGCGTGGCCGACGAAACCGGCTTCTTCGCGCTGCCCGAAGCCAAACGCGGCATCTTCGTCGGCGGCGGTGGCGCGGTGCGGATTCAACGGCTGATCGGTTATGCCCGCATGTCCGACATGATGCTGACGGGTCGTGTCCTGAGCGCGGCTGAGGGCGAACGCGCCAACCTGTGCCAATATGTCGTCCCCGCCGGCGAGGCGCTGAGCAAGGCGAAGGACCTGGCGCTGTCGATCGCGAGCAATGCGCCGACCACCAACTGGGCGATCTGCGCGGCGCTGCCCCGCATCGCCGAGATGGGCCACGGCGATGGACTGTTCTTCGAAGGCCTGATCGGGGGCGCCTCGCGGGGCGCAACGGACACCAGCCGCATCGCGGCCTTTATCGAGCGCGGCGAGAACAAGGTGGTCGCCCCGGACGAAATTACGCGAGAGGATTGA
- a CDS encoding acetate--CoA ligase family protein, producing MNTTIVPDTHESLIAAGASAAAVELFMRPRSVAIVGVSSKAATAGRTVLTNLKLNEFAGDVHIVGRADGEIDGVPVSQSIDDLPKGVDLAVFALPAVAVKDAMEACVRRGVRAVTVFSSGFAEIGNHSAQEELAAIAHDGGIAMLGPNCLGYTNLVDGMPVGFANARKVARTPSDGTRPAVAMVSQSGGLMAYVSSTLASRGLPMSYTVSTGNEAGIGLADFINFFTLDPATTVIALYLEEVRKPQEFLAAARRARAAGKPVIAIHPGRGEKGKAAIQSHTGALAGDYVSMQVHLSRAGVTLVETLEELVDVAEILARYPQPPVAGPGILTFSGGFCAIAHDFLEEEGLEMPALTEDVRAALEPKLPSYIPPKNPLDLGTQAIWQPELTQIGTEALMSDPNLGSVIVAINSGTARSQHTYGPYFVEALKGRSKPAILSFPAPELDPDFAQAVLDNGLILSRSIERSMRAISRVTHYGRALERNARSVIHAPFEDLGVLGRGPQPEWVGKRLLSAIGIRIPDGDLARTLDEGVAIAERVGFPVAIKAQAGALAHKTEAGGVMLSIRNADALRTAWQTLHDNIARAAPGLMLDGVLIERMADKGLELMIGAKRDPKWGPVVLIGLGGIWVEALGDVRLVPADMAVKDIIAELDKLRSAKLLHGVRGAPPVDIQSVAATASLIGRLMMTVPEIEEIDLNPVFVHAEGQGLTAVDALVITGQG from the coding sequence ATGAACACCACGATTGTGCCCGACACCCATGAATCGTTGATCGCAGCCGGCGCCAGCGCCGCAGCGGTCGAGTTGTTCATGCGGCCCCGTTCGGTCGCGATCGTCGGCGTGTCGTCGAAGGCGGCAACCGCTGGGCGCACCGTGCTGACCAACCTGAAGCTCAACGAATTTGCGGGCGACGTGCATATCGTCGGCCGCGCCGACGGCGAGATCGATGGCGTCCCGGTTTCGCAAAGCATCGACGATCTGCCCAAGGGCGTCGATCTTGCCGTGTTCGCCCTCCCCGCCGTGGCGGTGAAAGATGCAATGGAGGCGTGCGTGCGGCGCGGCGTGCGGGCGGTGACCGTATTTTCCTCGGGCTTCGCGGAGATCGGCAACCATTCCGCGCAGGAGGAACTGGCGGCCATCGCCCACGACGGCGGCATCGCGATGCTCGGCCCCAATTGTCTCGGCTATACCAACCTGGTCGACGGCATGCCGGTCGGCTTCGCCAATGCGCGCAAGGTCGCGCGCACGCCATCCGACGGCACCCGGCCAGCGGTCGCGATGGTGTCGCAAAGCGGAGGACTGATGGCATATGTCAGTTCGACACTAGCTTCTCGCGGACTGCCGATGTCGTACACGGTCTCGACCGGCAACGAGGCCGGCATCGGGCTCGCCGACTTCATCAATTTCTTCACGCTCGACCCCGCCACCACGGTCATCGCGCTCTATCTGGAGGAGGTGCGCAAACCCCAGGAGTTCCTCGCCGCCGCCCGTCGGGCGCGTGCTGCCGGCAAGCCCGTCATCGCGATCCACCCCGGACGCGGCGAGAAGGGCAAAGCGGCGATCCAGTCGCATACCGGTGCGCTCGCCGGCGACTATGTGTCTATGCAAGTCCATCTTTCCCGCGCGGGCGTGACGCTTGTCGAGACATTGGAAGAGCTGGTCGATGTCGCCGAAATCCTCGCGCGCTATCCGCAGCCGCCGGTGGCCGGACCGGGCATATTGACATTTTCGGGGGGCTTCTGTGCGATCGCGCACGATTTCCTGGAGGAAGAAGGGCTGGAGATGCCGGCGCTGACCGAGGACGTCCGCGCTGCTCTGGAGCCTAAGCTGCCGTCATATATTCCGCCCAAGAACCCGCTGGATCTCGGCACCCAGGCTATCTGGCAGCCCGAGCTGACGCAGATCGGCACCGAAGCGTTGATGAGCGATCCGAACCTGGGCAGCGTGATCGTTGCGATCAACAGCGGCACCGCGCGGTCGCAGCACACCTATGGTCCTTATTTCGTCGAGGCGCTGAAGGGCCGCTCCAAGCCCGCGATCCTCAGTTTTCCTGCCCCGGAGCTCGATCCAGATTTCGCGCAGGCAGTGCTCGACAACGGGCTGATACTCAGCCGGTCGATTGAGCGGTCGATGCGGGCGATCTCTCGCGTCACGCACTATGGACGCGCGCTGGAACGCAATGCTCGTTCGGTCATCCACGCGCCGTTCGAAGATCTGGGCGTGCTGGGCCGCGGCCCGCAGCCTGAATGGGTGGGCAAGCGTTTGCTTTCGGCGATCGGTATCCGGATCCCCGATGGCGACCTTGCCCGCACGCTGGACGAGGGAGTAGCGATCGCTGAACGTGTTGGTTTCCCGGTCGCGATCAAGGCGCAGGCGGGCGCGCTCGCGCACAAGACGGAGGCGGGTGGCGTGATGCTGAGCATCCGCAACGCCGACGCCCTGCGCACCGCCTGGCAGACGCTGCACGACAATATCGCGCGCGCGGCGCCGGGTCTCATGCTCGATGGCGTGCTGATCGAACGCATGGCTGACAAGGGGCTGGAGCTGATGATCGGTGCGAAGCGCGATCCGAAATGGGGTCCGGTGGTGCTGATCGGTCTCGGCGGCATCTGGGTGGAAGCGTTGGGAGACGTGCGGCTGGTGCCGGCGGACATGGCGGTCAAGGATATCATTGCCGAACTCGACAAGCTGCGCAGCGCCAAATTGTTGCATGGCGTGCGTGGTGCACCCCCGGTCGACATACAGTCCGTCGCGGCGACGGCGTCGCTGATCGGCAGGCTGATGATGACCGTGCCCGAGATCGAGGAGATCGATCTCAATCCCGTCTTCGTTCATGCCGAAGGACAGGGCCTCACCGCGGTGGATGCGCTAGTCATTACAGGCCAGGGTTGA
- a CDS encoding TonB-dependent receptor: MTQRTWNQRTWLFASVASVAILASASPALAQDADPQPDAPPASREARTEGDIIVTGSRVARDGFDAPTPTTVVTSQALETRGLSNVGDYLNEIPSFRASVSAQTNTQASSLSGATFADLRALGNIRTLTLVDGRRHVPTASTGQVDLNLIPTVMIDRVDVVTGGASAAYGSDAISGVVNVILKRKLEGLKADLSMGIAEDGDNFERRASLAWGTSFAGGRGNFIIGGEYMKSNGVHSFLDRDWARRGDEIVSYATNRPAGTPSRIFASGVQYVNSLVGGVILGVNADTNPGNGVDALRGIYFPTPGAVGNFTYGNETGGSSIGFSSSAGVITRLGHTLVLPINRHSVVAKFDYELSDSIKIFAQGSYATSGSDYSGPVPRDTAVSGANAILIRRDNAFLPTQVGAIMDANGIGQFYLGRANPDFSRTRIENTNTTYRIVGGLSGDLGGGWGWDAYAQYGKNTLESQIHNNRIQQNFLYAYDAIRLPSGQVVCRNETARAAGCAPLNLFGENAMSQAAIDYVNGNQFQQITISQTVVAANLRGEPFSTWAGPVSLAFGGEYRQDKAESVVDAIAEARGFNFSNPQPYSGSFNTKEGYAEVVVPLAKDIPGFQSLDFNAAIRYTDYQSSGGVTTWKAGLTWEPIKGVRLRGTRSRDIRAPNSSELFATTSTQSTLRNPFNGVSRSYTVVFEPSPALAPERADTLTLGAVFEPRFIPGLSISADYYNIKINGAISNYPAQQILDNCYAEIQGSGPGAFCANVARSGTGTNTEIVSVTQALLNLASLKTSGVDFELSYRFNALAGNVSTRVYGSYVAHLISDDGLGVAPTFNAAGIIQTRGSVIDRAGQLGGFASGLNTGATSVPHWQLNGSVGYSNDRFATTLTARWIQGGIVDATLVQPGDPDYNAASPISVGPMNVDSRFYLNWSGSVNIINDGKKRVQLYGVVNNLLGVDPPFPATQLAGFYDRIGRSYKIGMRFEF; this comes from the coding sequence GTGACTCAACGCACTTGGAATCAACGTACCTGGCTGTTTGCATCGGTCGCCTCGGTGGCGATCCTTGCTTCAGCCTCGCCGGCTCTAGCGCAGGATGCTGATCCGCAGCCCGACGCGCCACCGGCATCGCGCGAAGCGCGAACCGAAGGCGACATCATCGTCACCGGCTCGCGCGTCGCCCGCGACGGCTTCGACGCGCCGACGCCGACGACGGTCGTCACGTCCCAAGCGCTCGAGACCCGCGGTCTGAGCAATGTCGGCGACTATCTCAACGAAATCCCATCGTTCCGGGCCAGCGTGTCGGCCCAGACCAACACCCAGGCATCCAGCCTTTCGGGTGCAACATTTGCGGATCTGCGCGCGCTGGGCAATATCCGCACGCTGACGCTGGTCGACGGCCGCCGGCACGTGCCGACCGCGTCGACCGGGCAGGTCGATCTCAACCTGATCCCGACAGTGATGATCGACCGCGTCGATGTCGTGACGGGCGGTGCCTCGGCGGCTTATGGCTCGGACGCGATTTCGGGCGTGGTCAATGTGATCCTGAAGCGCAAGCTGGAGGGGCTGAAGGCCGACTTGTCGATGGGGATTGCTGAGGACGGCGACAATTTCGAGCGCCGCGCCAGCCTGGCATGGGGCACGAGCTTCGCTGGCGGCCGCGGCAATTTCATCATTGGCGGCGAATATATGAAGTCCAATGGCGTTCACAGCTTCCTCGATCGCGATTGGGCGCGCCGCGGCGACGAGATCGTGTCCTACGCCACCAACCGTCCGGCCGGCACGCCTTCGCGCATTTTCGCCTCTGGCGTGCAATATGTGAATTCGCTGGTTGGCGGCGTGATCCTTGGGGTCAATGCCGACACCAATCCGGGTAATGGCGTCGACGCGCTGCGCGGAATCTACTTTCCAACGCCGGGCGCGGTCGGCAACTTCACCTATGGTAACGAAACGGGCGGTTCATCGATCGGCTTCTCCAGTTCGGCCGGCGTCATCACTCGACTTGGGCACACGCTCGTCCTGCCAATCAACCGTCACTCGGTGGTGGCCAAGTTCGACTATGAACTCAGCGATTCGATAAAGATCTTCGCGCAGGGCAGCTATGCCACGTCCGGCTCGGACTATTCAGGGCCAGTGCCGCGCGATACCGCGGTCTCGGGCGCCAATGCCATCCTGATCCGGCGCGACAACGCATTCCTGCCGACGCAGGTCGGCGCGATCATGGATGCGAACGGGATCGGGCAGTTTTACCTCGGCCGCGCCAATCCCGATTTCTCGCGCACGCGGATCGAGAACACCAACACCACCTATCGCATCGTCGGTGGGCTGTCGGGCGATCTTGGCGGCGGCTGGGGCTGGGACGCCTATGCCCAGTACGGCAAGAACACGCTGGAATCGCAGATTCACAATAATCGTATCCAGCAGAATTTCCTGTACGCCTACGATGCGATCCGGCTGCCGAGCGGTCAGGTGGTATGCCGCAATGAAACCGCGCGTGCGGCGGGCTGCGCGCCGCTCAACCTGTTCGGCGAGAATGCGATGAGCCAAGCGGCCATCGACTATGTGAACGGCAATCAGTTCCAGCAGATCACCATCTCGCAGACCGTCGTCGCGGCCAATTTGCGTGGTGAGCCCTTCTCGACCTGGGCGGGGCCGGTGTCGCTCGCGTTCGGCGGCGAATATCGCCAGGACAAGGCGGAGAGCGTTGTCGACGCGATCGCCGAGGCGCGCGGCTTCAACTTCTCAAACCCCCAGCCCTATTCGGGATCGTTCAATACCAAGGAAGGCTATGCCGAGGTCGTAGTCCCGCTCGCCAAGGATATACCCGGGTTTCAGTCGCTCGATTTCAACGCCGCCATTCGCTATACCGATTATCAGTCTTCCGGCGGCGTGACGACCTGGAAGGCGGGTCTCACCTGGGAACCGATCAAGGGAGTGCGTCTGCGCGGCACGCGTTCGCGCGACATCCGCGCGCCGAACAGTTCGGAACTCTTCGCAACGACGAGCACCCAATCGACGCTGCGCAATCCGTTTAACGGCGTCTCACGTTCCTACACCGTGGTGTTCGAACCCAGCCCGGCGCTTGCCCCGGAAAGGGCCGACACGCTGACATTGGGAGCGGTTTTCGAGCCGCGCTTCATCCCCGGCCTGTCGATCTCGGCCGACTATTACAACATCAAGATCAACGGAGCGATCTCCAATTATCCGGCACAACAGATCCTCGACAATTGCTATGCCGAGATACAGGGGAGCGGACCGGGCGCCTTTTGTGCGAACGTGGCACGGTCGGGCACCGGCACCAACACCGAAATCGTGTCGGTCACTCAAGCGCTGCTCAACCTCGCGTCGCTCAAGACCAGTGGCGTCGATTTCGAGCTCTCGTATCGTTTCAACGCGCTCGCCGGCAATGTCTCGACGCGGGTCTACGGATCCTATGTCGCCCATCTCATCTCGGATGATGGCCTGGGCGTCGCGCCGACCTTCAATGCTGCCGGCATTATCCAGACTCGCGGCAGCGTGATCGATCGTGCCGGCCAGTTGGGCGGCTTCGCTTCGGGCCTCAATACCGGGGCGACGAGCGTGCCGCACTGGCAGCTCAACGGCAGTGTCGGTTATTCGAACGACCGCTTCGCAACGACGCTGACCGCGCGCTGGATCCAGGGCGGTATCGTCGATGCCACACTCGTCCAGCCGGGCGATCCCGACTATAATGCGGCGTCGCCGATCTCGGTGGGCCCGATGAACGTCGACTCGCGCTTCTATCTCAATTGGAGCGGGTCGGTGAACATCATCAACGACGGCAAAAAGCGCGTCCAGCTGTACGGTGTGGTCAACAACCTGCTGGGTGTCGATCCGCCGTTCCCGGCAACCCAGCTCGCAGGGTTCTACGACCGTATCGGACGCAGCTATAAAATCGGCATGCGGTTCGAATTCTGA
- a CDS encoding SDR family oxidoreductase, with product MTHILGKVAIVTGASSGLGRALALALAGAGMRIVVGARRKDRLDSLVTEVTADGAEALAVECDVRDEAQVEAMFTAALDRFGRIDVLINNAGLADHSPTDELSSARWSEVIDTNLTGAFYCAREALRVMKRQGGGRMIHVGSLSALVPRENTAAYAASKFALTGLNHSLALDGRAFGIASSIFHPGVIGTELEGRPQSAPGAASGQRIGADVAARAILAMIDLPDHVNFLEGTMLPLPMPFLGRG from the coding sequence GTGACACACATCCTGGGCAAGGTCGCGATCGTGACGGGGGCCAGTTCGGGACTCGGCCGTGCCCTGGCGCTCGCTCTCGCCGGTGCCGGAATGCGGATTGTCGTCGGCGCCCGGCGGAAGGATCGGCTCGACTCGCTCGTCACGGAAGTGACGGCCGATGGCGCGGAGGCGCTCGCGGTTGAATGCGATGTGCGCGACGAGGCGCAGGTCGAGGCCATGTTTACTGCGGCGCTCGATAGATTCGGGCGGATAGATGTCCTCATCAACAATGCTGGTCTCGCAGATCATTCGCCCACGGACGAATTGTCGTCTGCTCGATGGAGCGAGGTCATCGACACAAACCTTACCGGTGCATTCTACTGCGCGCGCGAAGCGTTGCGCGTGATGAAGCGCCAAGGAGGTGGCCGCATGATCCATGTCGGCAGTCTTTCCGCGCTCGTGCCTCGGGAGAACACTGCCGCCTATGCCGCGAGCAAGTTCGCGCTGACCGGACTTAACCATTCGCTGGCGCTCGACGGCCGTGCGTTCGGTATCGCGTCGTCGATTTTCCATCCGGGCGTGATCGGGACGGAGCTGGAGGGGCGCCCGCAATCTGCGCCGGGCGCCGCGTCTGGTCAGCGTATCGGCGCGGATGTCGCGGCGCGGGCAATTCTCGCGATGATCGACCTTCCAGACCATGTGAATTTTCTCGAAGGGACGATGTTGCCGCTTCCCATGCCGTTCCTCGGTCGCGGCTGA
- a CDS encoding acyl-CoA dehydrogenase family protein: MLTPDELAFAEEVRAFVRAECPEKTRAKVFDAVRITSDERRSWHSALHARGWAAPHWPVEHGGTGWGAVQTYIFAETLAEEGAPDLGSFGLKMLGPTLIRYGSDAQKARYLPRILSGEDFWCQGFSEPGAGSDLASLKTRAELVDDHWIVNGQKMWTTMAHEANMMFALVRTDPQSAKPQTGISMLLIDLATPGIDIRPILLLNGERSTNEVFFDNVRVPAANLVGEPHQGWTYSRVVLGNERLSIARIGLNRRQLAKLKSLAQAEGLLDAPLFRARVASAEIELAALEAMAIGMLDRARAGVAPGIEANMLKIKGSELQQTLAELLVDTLGRRAAPFGPDAADPAQPRSASLFKSHFDTRVVTIYGGSNEIQRNIIAKSLGLGATR; this comes from the coding sequence ATGTTGACACCAGACGAACTGGCGTTCGCGGAAGAGGTCAGGGCCTTCGTCCGGGCCGAATGCCCGGAAAAGACCCGCGCCAAGGTCTTCGATGCCGTGCGCATCACCTCGGATGAGCGGCGATCCTGGCATAGCGCGCTGCACGCTCGCGGATGGGCCGCACCGCACTGGCCCGTCGAACATGGCGGCACGGGCTGGGGCGCGGTGCAGACCTACATATTCGCCGAAACGCTCGCGGAAGAAGGCGCGCCGGATTTAGGGTCGTTTGGGCTCAAGATGCTCGGCCCGACGCTGATCCGATATGGCAGCGACGCCCAGAAAGCACGCTATCTGCCCCGCATCCTGTCCGGCGAGGATTTCTGGTGTCAGGGCTTTTCGGAACCCGGAGCGGGCTCCGACCTCGCATCGCTGAAGACCCGCGCGGAACTGGTTGACGATCACTGGATCGTGAACGGGCAGAAGATGTGGACGACGATGGCGCATGAGGCGAACATGATGTTCGCCCTGGTGCGCACCGATCCTCAGTCGGCGAAACCGCAGACGGGGATCTCGATGCTGCTGATCGACCTGGCGACGCCGGGCATAGACATCCGCCCGATCCTGCTTCTGAATGGAGAGCGTTCCACCAACGAGGTGTTCTTCGACAATGTTCGCGTGCCGGCTGCCAACCTGGTCGGCGAACCTCACCAGGGCTGGACTTATTCGCGCGTCGTGTTGGGAAACGAGCGACTGAGCATCGCGCGCATCGGCCTGAACCGCCGCCAGCTCGCCAAGCTGAAGTCGCTCGCACAAGCCGAGGGCCTTCTGGATGCGCCTCTGTTCCGTGCCCGCGTCGCCAGTGCGGAGATAGAGCTGGCGGCACTGGAGGCAATGGCCATCGGCATGCTGGACCGGGCGCGTGCCGGCGTCGCGCCCGGCATCGAGGCCAACATGCTCAAGATCAAGGGCTCGGAACTGCAGCAGACGCTCGCCGAACTGCTCGTCGATACGCTGGGTCGGCGCGCTGCGCCTTTTGGTCCTGATGCGGCCGATCCGGCGCAGCCGCGATCGGCGTCCTTGTTCAAAAGCCATTTCGATACGCGAGTGGTCACCATCTATGGCGGCTCGAACGAGATACAGCGCAATATAATCGCCAAGTCGCTTGGCCTGGGGGCAACACGATGA